A stretch of Faecalibacterium duncaniae DNA encodes these proteins:
- the lepB gene encoding signal peptidase I, producing MHPLDNEALKLGARAVRRRRLDAENRQDFISLLGRVVVILLCAWVLFTQVFLLTQAKGSSMFPAVKDGDLLICYRLQKTYAKNDVVVYTQGGKLRVGRILGREGDLVALDDSGTLVVNGAVQSGEILYPTYAKDALEYPYTVPEGCFFVLGDYRTQSEDSRDFGPVPLEDVQAKVITLLRRRSL from the coding sequence ATGCACCCGCTGGACAATGAAGCCCTGAAGCTGGGGGCACGGGCGGTGCGCCGCCGTAGGCTGGACGCTGAGAACCGGCAGGATTTTATCAGCCTGCTGGGCCGCGTTGTGGTGATCCTGCTGTGCGCCTGGGTGCTGTTCACGCAGGTGTTCCTGCTCACGCAGGCCAAGGGCAGCAGCATGTTCCCCGCGGTAAAGGATGGCGACCTGCTCATCTGCTACCGCCTGCAAAAAACCTACGCAAAAAACGACGTTGTGGTCTACACCCAGGGCGGCAAGCTCCGGGTGGGCCGCATCCTTGGGCGCGAGGGCGACCTTGTGGCTCTGGACGACAGCGGCACCCTTGTGGTGAACGGCGCGGTGCAGAGCGGCGAGATCCTCTACCCCACCTACGCAAAAGACGCGCTGGAGTACCCCTACACGGTGCCGGAAGGCTGCTTTTTTGTGCTGGGCGATTACCGCACACAATCCGAGGACAGCCGGGACTTTGGCCCGGTTCCGCTGGAGGATGTGCAAGCAAAAGTAATTACACTACTGCGGCGACGCAGTTTGTAA
- the srtB gene encoding class B sortase, whose amino-acid sequence MRAADFLVSTVVVLFLVVAGAYSAYALWDNSQVYAAADNVQAELLQFKPKAGADNGASFEELLGINPDVCAWVTLDNTAIDYPVVQGEDNFTYVNTDVYGDFSLAGSIFLDVNCDKNFTDPYSLLYGHHMEESKMFGDLDLYKDAEFFAENTTGELILPDRTYDLKTFACLLVPASENAIFDPQRWDSDLQGLYTFAQENALNLNTETLAAMKAAGDDAQVLALSTCSTEFTDARTILLAWMIPSASDS is encoded by the coding sequence TTGAGGGCAGCCGACTTTCTGGTGAGCACGGTGGTCGTGCTGTTCCTGGTGGTCGCCGGGGCGTATTCAGCCTATGCCCTGTGGGACAACTCGCAGGTGTACGCCGCCGCAGACAATGTTCAGGCAGAGCTTTTGCAGTTCAAGCCCAAGGCGGGCGCGGATAACGGCGCGAGCTTTGAGGAGCTGCTGGGCATCAACCCGGATGTCTGCGCGTGGGTCACACTGGACAACACCGCCATCGACTACCCTGTGGTACAGGGCGAGGACAACTTTACCTATGTGAACACCGATGTCTACGGTGATTTCTCGCTGGCAGGCAGCATCTTTCTGGATGTGAACTGCGACAAGAACTTCACCGACCCTTACTCTCTGCTGTATGGTCACCACATGGAAGAGAGCAAGATGTTCGGTGATCTGGATCTGTACAAGGACGCAGAGTTCTTTGCAGAGAACACCACCGGTGAGCTGATCCTGCCCGACCGCACCTATGATCTTAAAACCTTTGCATGTCTGCTGGTTCCAGCGTCTGAGAATGCAATCTTCGATCCCCAGCGCTGGGACAGCGACTTGCAGGGATTGTACACCTTTGCGCAGGAGAACGCCCTGAACCTGAACACCGAAACGCTGGCCGCCATGAAAGCGGCGGGCGATGACGCTCAGGTGCTGGCGCTGTCCACCTGTTCAACGGAGTTTACCGATGCACGCACCATTCTTCTGGCGTGGATGATCCCGTCCGCGTCGGATTCATAA
- a CDS encoding Spy0128 family protein, whose product MRFRKIAAALLTLALGFCLCQPAAFAATAADQHTQLQELPVSIQSTGETPLPKETLTVELEAVDNAPLPEVTTLEITDGETGSFGPISYTKPGYYVYTVRQRAGVNTRGTYDETVYYLRVSVVWDNDKLVARMAVHTQADLMDEKVSSITFNNRYKAIETPYYPDPYDPDPVTPPTPSTPENPAPADARPTVTETTTPSAPEPTAPASVVADARPAEGPKLIQTGQLNWPIPVLTASGLVLVAVGAYLMERSKKREKNA is encoded by the coding sequence ATGAGGTTCCGTAAAATTGCGGCAGCACTCCTGACGCTTGCGTTGGGGTTCTGCCTGTGTCAGCCGGCGGCATTTGCGGCCACCGCGGCTGACCAGCATACACAGCTGCAGGAGCTTCCGGTTTCCATTCAGTCCACGGGGGAAACACCTCTCCCAAAGGAAACACTGACTGTGGAACTTGAGGCTGTGGACAATGCGCCCCTGCCCGAGGTGACCACTCTGGAGATCACCGACGGCGAGACCGGCAGCTTTGGCCCCATCAGCTACACCAAGCCCGGCTATTACGTTTACACCGTGCGCCAGCGCGCCGGTGTCAACACCCGCGGCACCTACGATGAAACCGTGTACTATCTGCGCGTTTCCGTGGTGTGGGACAACGACAAGCTGGTGGCCCGGATGGCCGTGCACACACAGGCCGACCTGATGGACGAAAAGGTGAGCAGCATCACCTTCAACAACAGATACAAGGCCATCGAGACCCCGTACTACCCGGACCCGTATGACCCTGATCCTGTCACCCCGCCCACCCCTTCCACGCCGGAGAACCCGGCCCCGGCAGATGCCCGCCCGACCGTGACTGAAACCACCACCCCTAGTGCACCGGAGCCCACCGCCCCGGCCAGCGTGGTGGCGGATGCCCGCCCGGCCGAAGGCCCCAAACTGATCCAGACCGGTCAGCTGAACTGGCCCATACCTGTTCTGACGGCAAGCGGTCTGGTGCTGGTGGCCGTGGGTGCCTACCTGATGGAGCGCAGCAAGAAACGTGAAAAGAATGCGTAA
- a CDS encoding DegV family protein: protein MFDIITDSACDLTPETAATLNIEIIPFYVSLDGEHYRKEGKEIAVRDFYQFMVDNPSAYPKTSLPSLEDFETAFRAHAEAGRPVLCICFTSKMSGCVGSARNARELVLEDFPDAKIEVIDSTAATVTESIVVENAVAMRDAGCTLDEAVTWLEAEKITNQIFFTVGNLDYLIKGGRIGKVTGRAANILGIKPMILFKEGEIFSAGVARGRQKSFEKALDLLMTYLAEHNGTPDDYCITVGYGYDADEGKRLWMQTRAALRAKYPTCECNVVLLQIGCTIAVHTGPYALGMGVMRRWKKQ, encoded by the coding sequence ATGTTTGATATCATCACGGACAGCGCCTGTGACCTGACCCCTGAGACGGCCGCAACACTGAATATTGAGATCATCCCCTTCTATGTCTCGCTGGACGGTGAGCACTACCGCAAGGAAGGCAAGGAGATCGCCGTGCGCGATTTCTACCAGTTCATGGTAGATAACCCCTCGGCCTACCCCAAGACCAGCCTGCCTTCTCTGGAGGATTTTGAGACCGCCTTCCGGGCCCATGCCGAGGCGGGTCGCCCGGTGCTCTGCATCTGCTTTACCAGCAAGATGAGCGGCTGCGTGGGCAGTGCCCGCAACGCCCGGGAGCTGGTGCTGGAGGATTTCCCCGATGCTAAGATCGAGGTCATTGACAGCACCGCCGCCACCGTGACCGAATCCATCGTGGTGGAAAACGCGGTGGCCATGCGGGATGCAGGCTGTACGCTGGACGAAGCCGTGACCTGGCTGGAAGCGGAAAAGATCACCAACCAGATCTTCTTCACGGTGGGTAATCTGGACTACCTCATCAAGGGCGGGCGCATCGGCAAAGTCACGGGCCGTGCCGCCAACATTCTGGGCATCAAGCCCATGATCCTGTTCAAGGAGGGCGAGATCTTCTCCGCTGGTGTGGCCCGCGGCCGCCAGAAGAGCTTTGAGAAGGCCCTCGACCTGCTGATGACCTATCTGGCCGAACACAACGGCACGCCCGACGACTACTGCATCACAGTGGGCTACGGCTACGATGCCGACGAGGGCAAGCGGCTCTGGATGCAGACCCGCGCCGCCCTGCGCGCCAAGTACCCCACCTGCGAGTGCAATGTGGTCTTGCTGCAGATCGGCTGCACCATTGCCGTGCACACCGGCCCCTATGCGTTGGGCATGGGCGTGATGCGGCGGTGGAAAAAACAGTAA
- a CDS encoding DUF896 domain-containing protein translates to MTNEKIARINELAKKSKTTGLTDAEKAEQQALRQEYVADVKASLRAQLNNTSIKEPDGTVHKLGKKN, encoded by the coding sequence ATGACAAACGAGAAGATCGCCCGCATCAACGAGCTGGCAAAAAAGAGCAAGACCACCGGCCTGACCGATGCCGAAAAGGCAGAGCAGCAGGCCCTGCGGCAGGAGTATGTTGCGGACGTAAAGGCCAGCCTGCGCGCCCAGCTGAACAACACCTCGATCAAAGAGCCGGATGGCACTGTGCACAAGCTGGGGAAGAAGAACTAA
- a CDS encoding sortase — MRKVSPGLVCIVLGVVLLLAAGGLYAYNRCEDAHAGAEAQTVVADLQQKVETPEPEAESGPLDPELPVVEIDGNEYVGEISIPAIGIDLPVMSEWSYPRLKIAPCRQFGSSRTDDLVIAAHNYESHFGKLTSLTAGDSVTFTDMDGIVNEYVVNKVEVLDPHSVEEVEHSGYALVLYTCTYGGKTRVTVFCDRAS, encoded by the coding sequence ATGCGTAAAGTATCCCCCGGGCTTGTCTGCATCGTGCTGGGTGTGGTGCTCCTGCTGGCGGCTGGCGGCCTGTACGCCTACAACCGCTGCGAGGATGCCCACGCCGGTGCCGAGGCTCAGACCGTGGTGGCCGACCTTCAGCAGAAGGTGGAGACCCCGGAACCGGAGGCAGAGAGCGGCCCCTTGGACCCCGAGCTCCCGGTGGTGGAGATCGACGGCAATGAATATGTGGGTGAGATCTCCATTCCCGCCATCGGCATTGATCTGCCGGTGATGAGCGAGTGGAGCTACCCCCGCCTGAAGATCGCCCCCTGCCGCCAGTTCGGCTCTTCCCGCACCGATGATCTGGTCATTGCGGCGCACAACTACGAGAGCCATTTCGGCAAGCTGACCTCCCTCACAGCGGGGGACAGCGTCACCTTCACCGATATGGACGGCATCGTGAATGAGTACGTCGTGAACAAGGTCGAAGTGCTTGACCCCCACAGTGTGGAGGAAGTGGAACACAGCGGCTACGCCCTGGTGCTGTACACCTGCACCTACGGCGGCAAGACCCGTGTCACCGTCTTCTGTGATCGTGCATCGTAA
- a CDS encoding DUF7601 domain-containing protein has product MKLKKFFAGVLAAAMMLTVGATAAFAEGPAAITHNQALTATSEIPLYKTYEVKNGTAPAETFSFQVKYLQVIRQDKAATAPYNNETVINLTGKETAFGSMTKGSESKSFTVTPTELGLGNPTGTGKYLYEISENAGQTVATTYAAPVYMAVTVAHKVDAETNQIKTGEYEYYVTMFSSKEAALNATGDSATGKVNNTEAFTNTYGDGNLYTLTLDKTVQGSFGDLGETFTFVIEFTGDANKYANVVVETNQGTIKDADDNAVTSLALNTPYTITLGHKNKIVFNNLPKDISYKIYEKNTTDDSKNGQYTVSVADTTMQNVTIDGKTVLGVTDSVNNANVTVSFVNTHEGTPDMGVVLDNAPYIAMLAIVAIGGVALMLNKRRRDEE; this is encoded by the coding sequence ATGAAACTGAAGAAATTCTTCGCGGGCGTTCTGGCTGCCGCCATGATGCTCACCGTCGGCGCAACCGCAGCGTTTGCAGAGGGGCCGGCTGCTATTACCCATAATCAGGCTTTGACTGCAACTAGCGAGATTCCCCTGTATAAAACCTATGAGGTAAAGAATGGTACTGCACCGGCAGAAACTTTTAGCTTCCAGGTGAAGTACTTGCAGGTTATTCGTCAGGACAAGGCAGCAACGGCTCCGTATAATAATGAGACTGTTATCAATCTGACGGGTAAAGAAACCGCATTTGGCTCGATGACCAAAGGTAGTGAGTCTAAGAGCTTTACTGTTACCCCGACTGAGTTGGGCCTGGGCAATCCTACTGGTACTGGCAAGTATCTGTACGAGATTTCTGAAAATGCAGGTCAGACTGTTGCGACTACCTATGCTGCTCCTGTTTACATGGCTGTGACTGTTGCGCATAAAGTTGATGCTGAAACCAATCAGATTAAGACTGGTGAGTATGAGTACTATGTCACCATGTTTAGCTCTAAAGAGGCTGCATTAAATGCGACGGGTGATAGCGCTACTGGTAAGGTTAACAATACTGAAGCTTTTACTAACACCTACGGTGATGGCAATCTGTATACCTTGACGCTGGATAAAACTGTTCAGGGCAGCTTTGGTGATCTGGGTGAGACCTTTACCTTTGTGATCGAGTTCACTGGTGATGCTAACAAGTATGCAAATGTTGTGGTTGAAACCAATCAGGGTACTATTAAGGACGCTGATGATAACGCTGTGACATCTCTGGCATTGAATACTCCTTATACTATTACTCTGGGCCATAAAAATAAGATTGTCTTTAACAACCTTCCCAAGGATATCAGCTATAAGATTTACGAGAAGAATACTACTGATGATAGCAAGAATGGCCAGTATACTGTTAGCGTTGCTGATACCACTATGCAAAATGTCACCATTGATGGAAAGACCGTTCTTGGTGTTACTGATAGCGTAAACAATGCAAATGTGACTGTTAGCTTTGTCAATACCCACGAAGGTACCCCCGACATGGGCGTTGTGCTGGACAATGCACCTTACATTGCAATGCTGGCCATCGTTGCCATTGGTGGTGTGGCCCTGATGCTGAACAAGCGCCGCCGCGACGAGGAGTAA
- a CDS encoding adenylosuccinate synthase: MLTAITGINWGDEGKGRMVDLISQDYDIVARYQGGNNAGHTVKNERGKFVLNLLPSGILRPNVVCVMGNGMVIDPHHLDGEINNLREHGISITPDNLKISDRATITMPYHVDQDGLEEARLAKTGAQFGSTKRGIAYTYGDKYMKKTLRMGDLLHLDDSVKKRLVTMVDSKNLVMEGSYHSAPISVDEMWAWLEKYAAIFKDYICDAGQYLADADAAGKKVLFEAQLGALRDIDFGIYPYTTSSNVIGAYAPIGAGIPGHKLTNSIGVMKAYSSCVGDGPFVTELAMTEEEKHALREAGHEYGAATGRPRRVGPIDLVASHYGVFCQGCDEVALTLLDVLDYMEKIPMVTGYKLTDGTITKRFPMGMALDTAQPVVEYLPGWHCDITAARKWEDLPQEARDYVEYLEKAIGCKITYISVGAEREAYIHHNV; encoded by the coding sequence ATGCTTACTGCAATTACGGGTATCAACTGGGGCGATGAGGGCAAGGGCCGCATGGTCGATCTGATCAGCCAGGATTATGACATCGTTGCACGGTATCAGGGCGGCAACAACGCAGGCCACACCGTGAAGAACGAGCGCGGCAAGTTCGTGCTGAACCTGCTGCCCTCCGGCATCCTGCGCCCCAACGTTGTCTGCGTGATGGGCAACGGTATGGTCATCGACCCGCATCATCTGGACGGCGAGATCAACAATCTGCGGGAGCATGGCATTTCCATCACCCCCGATAACCTGAAGATCTCCGACCGGGCCACCATCACCATGCCCTACCATGTCGATCAGGACGGCCTGGAAGAGGCCCGCCTGGCCAAGACCGGCGCACAGTTCGGCTCCACCAAGCGCGGCATCGCCTACACTTACGGTGACAAGTACATGAAGAAGACCCTGCGCATGGGCGACCTGCTCCACCTGGACGACAGCGTGAAGAAGCGCCTGGTGACCATGGTGGATTCCAAGAACCTGGTGATGGAGGGCAGCTACCACTCCGCTCCCATCAGCGTGGACGAGATGTGGGCATGGCTGGAGAAGTATGCCGCCATCTTCAAGGATTACATCTGCGACGCGGGCCAGTATCTGGCTGACGCAGATGCCGCCGGCAAGAAGGTGCTGTTCGAGGCCCAGCTGGGCGCTCTGCGCGACATCGACTTCGGCATCTACCCCTACACCACCTCCTCCAACGTTATCGGCGCTTACGCCCCCATCGGCGCAGGCATCCCGGGCCATAAGCTGACCAACAGCATCGGCGTGATGAAGGCTTACTCCTCCTGCGTGGGCGACGGCCCCTTTGTCACTGAGCTGGCCATGACCGAGGAAGAGAAGCACGCCCTGCGTGAGGCTGGCCACGAGTACGGTGCAGCCACCGGCCGTCCCCGCCGCGTTGGCCCCATCGACCTGGTGGCAAGCCACTACGGCGTGTTCTGCCAGGGCTGCGATGAGGTTGCCCTGACCCTGCTGGACGTGCTGGACTACATGGAGAAGATTCCCATGGTCACCGGCTACAAGCTGACCGACGGCACCATCACCAAGCGCTTCCCCATGGGCATGGCTCTGGACACCGCACAGCCCGTGGTGGAATATCTGCCCGGCTGGCACTGCGATATCACTGCCGCCCGCAAGTGGGAGGATCTGCCCCAGGAAGCCCGCGATTACGTTGAGTATCTGGAAAAGGCTATTGGCTGCAAGATCACCTACATCTCCGTGGGTGCCGAGCGTGAGGCTTACATCCACCACAACGTCTGA
- a CDS encoding epoxyqueuosine reductase QueH, with protein MKPMSKQLNFAQQMDEVLKTLGSQRPKLLLHACCGPCSSAVLEKLCRYFEITVLYYNPNTWPAEEYYRRGEELKKFVAQAHPLGVTVIEDHYDPQEFYTAVQGLENEPERGGRCTVCYRLRMRRAAQYAKEHGFDWFTTTLSISPHKDAARINQIGQELEAEFGIRHLPSDFKKQNGYLRSLQLSEEYGLYRQDYCGCEFSAKARG; from the coding sequence ATGAAACCGATGTCAAAACAGTTGAATTTTGCACAGCAGATGGACGAAGTGTTGAAAACGCTGGGGTCGCAGCGGCCAAAGCTGCTGCTCCATGCCTGCTGCGGGCCCTGTTCCAGCGCCGTGCTGGAAAAGCTGTGCCGGTATTTTGAGATCACGGTGCTTTACTATAACCCCAACACCTGGCCTGCCGAAGAATACTACCGCCGGGGCGAGGAGCTGAAAAAGTTCGTGGCGCAGGCGCACCCGCTGGGGGTCACGGTCATCGAGGACCACTACGACCCGCAGGAGTTCTATACGGCTGTGCAGGGGCTGGAAAATGAGCCGGAGCGGGGCGGGCGGTGCACCGTCTGCTACCGTTTGCGGATGCGCCGGGCGGCACAGTACGCAAAGGAGCACGGCTTTGATTGGTTCACCACCACGCTCTCCATCAGCCCCCACAAGGATGCTGCCCGCATCAATCAAATCGGACAGGAGCTTGAAGCCGAATTCGGCATCAGGCACCTGCCCTCGGATTTCAAAAAGCAGAACGGCTACCTGCGCTCCCTCCAGCTTTCGGAGGAGTACGGGCTTTACCGTCAGGATTACTGTGGGTGTGAGTTCAGCGCAAAGGCGAGGGGGTGA
- a CDS encoding InlB B-repeat-containing protein, with the protein MRKNHHGKKDRLVKRVFALCLALAVICTCLVPVFATEGLIDPQVNQEASRPVDDGEASYPDDEFGGFGEEEATRPVDDGEAAGFGEDEVATRPVEGGEDNLDGGPNVKETEWGTVIEYDTSTSTSTDPSSSTETQWSGEDDVVEKPDDKVVVSGDEIKKLQDMVVYRFWLRELNTLDLQDITAQAQINNMTESEYLARNGEVLWNLYFIQAVPRAETIADYSSYIENPSSNRDPKGELRQFDYWYTLDEFGNRVRLNLTDPTSNILDDKTTTVNVYAAWKDGTVGSDEEEDVDHEDLVDKNPVPVDLTAKASASYEDEDGNTKSVNLPVEVKNLPSAADHLSVIHMGDDDMQTFYESHEDSFGEMMPILGLKISPKNAKGETVQPAKGQKATVTVSGLNKLPEIAAMEEEGALTADALKVLHKKDDGSVETLDVLSYQNGTLTFETSSFSPFVLALEYPDQESEDFDDDGIEIVSIEIDGVEYPNVNDGIATISSISGIQGDTKVPVGATITLRAKNGKTNYNHTWRLNPDKTNGNAVFINSKNIEVNQIKGTGDTYKTVRIKVTQEGKVTVAHRYGDPKSKDPEGNGDELEITVVKSDNPTFPYNLYVYTQVLGYSGDYYGNKAENKAWNGMAVGTISNVDAPSKYNKRTSIYDTAVIATKLGTEIIVDSGQFPVIPIKQDGKYKDYYYESLPKEIQKEIEKDPTKANTVGTYTIEWYEVVAAGGANTGKNGEDGDWTGEENYKSTYTKGIYKSPISSVSDKKMTYHLDGLIVLHDTTHINVKFMVQDVGKDTFALVRDYGGAFTVPEGSTSISLKAIARPDVIGEGQTEATCPKTKTTPDGTVYTFDGWYTNQDCTEGSKFDFDEDTIKEDTTFYAKYVPASANLTVSKTVTGKLGDTNKAFTFTITKADGTAANITDTNIEISEADRAKVEWKGNGQFTLKDGASIIFKNLPSGQYKVVEDNYSGEKYETSYVVDSGTPENRREASVTIGTDAKTIAFTNNCTLQPDLGVLLDTLPYIVILAVVAGGVALLMLRKRRKEDD; encoded by the coding sequence GTGCGGAAAAATCATCACGGAAAAAAAGATAGGCTGGTGAAGCGTGTTTTTGCGCTTTGTCTGGCGCTTGCGGTCATCTGCACCTGCCTTGTGCCGGTGTTTGCAACGGAGGGTCTGATCGATCCTCAGGTTAATCAAGAGGCCTCCCGGCCCGTAGATGACGGCGAGGCATCCTATCCTGACGACGAATTTGGCGGTTTCGGCGAGGAGGAAGCCACCCGGCCTGTAGACGACGGTGAAGCTGCCGGTTTTGGCGAGGACGAAGTTGCCACCCGGCCTGTAGAGGGCGGCGAGGACAACCTCGACGGCGGCCCCAACGTTAAGGAAACAGAGTGGGGTACCGTCATTGAGTACGACACCAGCACCAGCACCAGTACCGACCCCAGCTCCAGCACCGAGACCCAGTGGTCCGGCGAGGACGACGTTGTGGAAAAGCCTGATGACAAAGTGGTCGTTTCCGGCGACGAGATCAAAAAGCTGCAGGACATGGTGGTCTACCGCTTCTGGCTGAGGGAGCTGAACACCCTTGATCTGCAGGACATTACCGCTCAGGCACAGATCAACAATATGACGGAGAGCGAGTATCTGGCCCGGAACGGTGAGGTTCTGTGGAACCTGTACTTCATTCAGGCTGTGCCCCGGGCAGAGACCATTGCGGATTACAGCAGCTACATCGAGAACCCCTCCTCCAACCGGGACCCCAAGGGCGAACTGCGGCAGTTTGACTACTGGTACACGCTGGACGAGTTTGGCAACCGGGTGCGCCTGAACCTCACCGACCCCACCAGCAACATTCTGGACGACAAGACCACCACCGTGAACGTCTACGCCGCATGGAAGGACGGTACCGTTGGCTCCGATGAGGAAGAGGACGTGGATCACGAGGATCTGGTGGACAAGAACCCCGTGCCTGTGGATCTGACTGCCAAGGCCTCTGCTTCCTACGAGGACGAGGACGGCAACACGAAGAGCGTCAATCTGCCGGTGGAAGTGAAAAATCTGCCTTCTGCCGCAGATCACCTCAGCGTCATCCACATGGGTGATGACGATATGCAGACCTTCTACGAGAGCCACGAGGACAGCTTTGGGGAAATGATGCCCATTCTGGGCCTGAAGATCTCCCCCAAGAACGCCAAGGGCGAAACGGTGCAGCCTGCCAAGGGCCAGAAGGCTACCGTTACCGTTTCTGGTTTGAACAAACTGCCGGAAATTGCGGCAATGGAAGAAGAGGGAGCGCTCACTGCCGATGCACTGAAGGTGCTCCACAAGAAAGACGACGGCAGCGTGGAGACACTGGATGTCCTTTCTTATCAGAATGGCACCCTGACCTTTGAAACCTCCAGCTTCAGCCCCTTTGTGCTTGCGCTGGAATACCCGGATCAGGAAAGTGAAGACTTCGATGATGACGGCATTGAGATCGTCAGCATTGAGATCGATGGCGTTGAGTATCCGAATGTGAATGATGGAATTGCTACGATCAGTAGCATCAGCGGCATTCAGGGCGATACAAAAGTTCCGGTTGGTGCAACGATTACACTGCGGGCCAAAAACGGAAAAACAAACTACAATCACACATGGAGACTTAATCCGGACAAGACTAACGGTAATGCGGTATTTATAAACAGTAAAAATATAGAAGTTAATCAGATAAAAGGTACAGGAGATACCTACAAAACAGTACGGATAAAGGTTACGCAAGAGGGTAAGGTGACGGTTGCTCACCGTTATGGTGACCCTAAGAGCAAAGATCCGGAAGGTAACGGCGATGAGCTGGAGATTACAGTTGTGAAGAGCGATAATCCGACATTTCCTTACAATCTTTATGTTTACACGCAGGTTTTGGGCTATTCGGGTGATTACTATGGTAATAAAGCTGAAAATAAAGCGTGGAACGGCATGGCCGTTGGTACGATTTCAAATGTAGATGCTCCGAGTAAATACAATAAACGTACCTCAATTTATGACACGGCCGTTATTGCTACGAAGTTGGGAACTGAAATTATAGTTGATTCTGGACAGTTTCCTGTGATTCCGATTAAACAGGATGGCAAATACAAGGACTACTATTACGAATCACTCCCGAAAGAAATCCAAAAGGAAATTGAGAAGGATCCAACGAAAGCGAATACTGTAGGCACGTACACAATTGAATGGTACGAGGTCGTTGCTGCGGGTGGAGCCAATACTGGCAAAAACGGCGAGGATGGAGACTGGACGGGTGAAGAGAACTATAAATCCACATACACGAAGGGCATATATAAATCTCCGATTTCGTCGGTCAGTGATAAAAAAATGACGTACCATCTGGATGGTTTGATAGTGCTCCATGATACAACGCACATCAACGTCAAGTTTATGGTTCAGGATGTGGGTAAAGATACCTTTGCTCTAGTGCGTGATTATGGCGGAGCATTTACTGTCCCAGAAGGGAGTACTTCGATTTCGCTGAAAGCGATTGCCCGCCCGGATGTTATTGGTGAAGGTCAGACTGAAGCAACCTGCCCGAAAACTAAAACAACCCCAGATGGTACAGTTTACACCTTTGATGGTTGGTATACAAATCAGGACTGCACGGAAGGTAGCAAGTTTGATTTTGATGAAGATACCATTAAAGAAGATACAACTTTCTACGCAAAGTATGTGCCTGCTTCTGCAAACCTGACCGTCTCCAAAACCGTTACCGGCAAACTTGGCGACACCAACAAAGCCTTTACCTTTACAATTACCAAAGCTGATGGCACAGCGGCAAATATCACTGATACCAATATTGAGATTAGTGAAGCAGATCGTGCAAAGGTTGAATGGAAAGGTAATGGTCAGTTTACGCTGAAAGACGGAGCTTCGATTATCTTCAAGAATCTACCGAGCGGCCAATACAAGGTTGTAGAGGATAATTATTCAGGCGAAAAGTACGAGACCAGCTATGTGGTTGATTCCGGAACACCTGAGAATAGGCGAGAAGCAAGTGTGACGATTGGTACGGACGCTAAGACGATTGCCTTTACCAATAATTGCACCCTGCAACCTGACCTTGGTGTCCTCCTCGACACCCTGCCTTACATTGTCATCCTTGCTGTGGTAGCTGGCGGCGTTGCCCTGTTGATGCTGCGTAAGCGCCGTAAGGAAGATGACTAA